The nucleotide sequence GAGTATCACGGTCATAGCCTTCCTCGTACGGGCCGCGGCCTGGTCGAACCTACTCCGTGGATGCCCGCTCGGCCCGGGCTCGAATCCTCATCGGGCTTTCTGCGGAAATATCGCCTGAACGCTAGAAAACGCTATAAAGCCCTAGCGGTTGACTTTGACGCTGCGTCAACTTCTATCGTCGAAGTCATGGAGTGGTCGATCCAGGACATCGCCCGCTCGGCCGGGACCACGAGCCGGACGCTGCGCCACTACGGCGCGGTCGGCCTGCTCGAGCCCAGCCGGATCGGCGGCAACGGCTACCGCTACTACGACGAGCAGGCGCTCGTCCGGCTGCAGCGGATCCTGCTGCTGCGCGAGCTCGGCCTCGGGCTGCCGGCGATCGCCGAGGTGCTCGACGGGCAGCGCGACAGCGCCGCGGCGCTCGAAACCCACCTGGAGCTGCTCGAAGAGGAGCAGCGGCGGATCGGACGGCAGATCGATTCCGTCCGCACGACCCTCCGGAAACTGAAGGGAGGTGAACGACTGATGGCAGAAGAAGTCTTCGACGGCTTCGACCACACGAAGTACGAGAAGGAGGTCACCCAGCGCTGGGGCGCCGAGGCGTACCGGCGCGGCAACGACTGGTGGAACTCGCTGTCCGCCGACGAGAAGCAGGGCCACCAGCAGGCGCAGCTCGACATCGCGGCGGCGTTCGGCGCGGCGCGAGCTTCGGGTTCGACGCCGGATTCCGACGAGGTCCAGGCGATCACGCGACGGCTGCACGAGTGGCTGCGGCCGGCGGTCTCGTCGGTGTCCGCGGGGTACTTCGCGGGCCTCGGGCAGCTGTATGTGGACGACTCGCGCTACGGGTTGGAGGGCGCGACGGCGGAATTCGTCCGGGACGCGATGAAGATCTACGCGGAACGGAACCTCAGTGACTAGTGGCGCGTCGTAAAGGGCGCACTGGGGGTAGGGACGAGCAGGGCTGCAGACCTGTTCGTCTCTATGTACCCGGCCGCAGCAGGGTGCGCCGGGTCGTGTCGAGGTGGCGGACCACCTCGTAGGCGGCGCGAGTGCCCACTTCAGGTGGCTCGCCGTCACCTTCGAGCAGCGACCAGCCGCCCTCGTACCGCACGAGGTACGAACCGTCCGAGACGAAGGCACGGGTCACCTCCGCCGTGAGGGCCGTGCCCACCGGGTAGCGCTCCTTGCGCGCTCGCCACTCGGCTTCCGACACCCCGTTGTCGAGGGGCCCCGACCGGAACTCCGGATCGAGCGGCCACAGCCGAACCTGCTCGGGCCGGCGGGCGAGCACCTCGAAGGTCGTCGTCGTGCCGACCGCGGGCCACGACTCGACCTGCCGCGGCAGGATCAGCACGTCGACGAAGCCTTGCCGGTCACCTTCGAGGTCCACGAACAGCCCGATGGCGCCGGGCCGGGGGATCGCGGACACCGTGCCGGTCACCACGGCACCCACCTCGAACCCGCTCACCCCGCCACCCTGGCACGGTTTGGGCCGACCGGTCGAACCTCGGCGACACGCCCTAGCTGTCTATGGCGGAATATCGGGCTCACGCTAGAAACGCCGATAACTTGGCAGAGTGGACCCCATCCGCAACCCCTTCGCGCCGGGCGCCGGGCAGCGGCCGCCCGAGCTGGCCGGGCGCGAGCGTGAGCTCAAAGCCTTCGAAGTGGTGCTGGAGCGGGTGGCGCGGGGGAGACCCGAACGCAGTCTCGTGCTCACCGGGCTGCGGGGCGTGGGCAAGACCGTGCTCCTCGGGGAGCTGCGGGCGATGGCCGTGCGGCACAAGTGGGGAGCGGGCAAGATCGAGGCCCGGCCGGACGCCGAGCTGCGGCGGCCGTTGTCGGCCGCGTTGCACCGGGCCATCCGGGACCTCGCCGTGCGCCACCGGGCGCCGGATCGGGTCGAGGAGGTGCTCGGTGTCCTGAAGGCGTTCGCGCTGCGGGCCAACAAGCCCGACGCCAAGCTGCGCGAGCGGTGGCAGCCGGGCATCGACGTGCCCGCCGCGCAGGGGCGGGCCGACTCCGGGGACATCGAGATCGACCTCGTCGAGCTGTTCACCGACGTCGCCGAACTGGCCGCGGACGTCGGGACCGGCGTGGCGCTGCTCATCGACGAGATCCAGGACCTGCAGCCGGACGACGTCTCGGCGTTGTGCGCCGCCTGCCACGAGCTCTCCCAGTCCGGTGCGCCGCTCGTCGTCGTCGGGGCCGGGCTGCCGCACGTGCCCGCGGTGCTCTCGGCGTCGAAGTCCTACTCCGAACGGCTCTTCCGGTACGCGCGCATCGACCGGCTCAACCGTGAGGACGCCGACTTCGCCGTGATGGCGCCGATCGAGCGCGAGGACGCCGGCATCGAGCCGGAAGCCCTCGACTCGCTCTTCGACGCGTCCGGCGGCTACCCCTACTTCATCCAGGCCTACGGCAAGGCGGCCTGGGACGCGGCGCCGTCCGACCCGATCACGGTCAAGGACGTGCAGGTCGCCGCGCCCGAGGCGGAGTCGGAGCTGGCGGTCGGCTTCTTCGGGTCGCGCTACGAGCGGGCGACGCCGGCCGAGCGGGAGTACCTGCAGGCAATGGCCTCGCTGACCCAGGGCCGCGACGAGCCCGCCGGCACCGCCGACGTCGCCGTGTTCCTGGGGCGGAAGCCGTCGTCACTGTCGCCGGCGCGCGACAGCCTGATGAAGAAGGGCCTCGTGTACTCCGCCGAGCGGGGGCAGATCGCCTTCACCGTCCCGCACTTCGGCCACTACCTGCTCGGGCGCGACTGACCTGCGCTTTTCCCGCTGTCTCGCGGTCTATGAGCCTTACTACGAGAGTATTGCATTTTCGCTATAGAGCGGTAGAGACCGCTAGCGGGTTGCTTCAACGTGACCGCCAACACCCCACATCTCTCCGGCGCATGCCCAAGTTTGCCGATGATTCATCGGCTAGTGCGCCACATCACCGGATATTCGTTGGCTTCCTTGCGAAAAAAGGTGCATACTAGAGGCACAACCACCAACACCCTCGAAGGGGATGCAGAAACCGATGAACAACATCGCCGCCAAGCTCCGTGCCCGTCGCGCTGAGGTTCGCACTCGCCGGGCGCTGAACCGGGCGATCGACACCGCCGCCACCGCGACGGTCCGTCAGGAACTCATCGCGATCGCGCAGGCTCGCTCCGGCTACATGCGCTGATCTCTCACCCCATGGCTGGTCGCCCATTCGAGTGACCTAGGCCACATCGTGCTCACGGTGTAACGCCGCCCGAAGGGGCGTCGATACCCAGTACGACCCCGTGATGCTGGCGGACCCCCGACCTGGCAGCATCGCGGGGTTTCCCATTTCCCCGAAAACCCCTCGCCGGC is from Amycolatopsis mediterranei and encodes:
- a CDS encoding MerR family transcriptional regulator, which gives rise to MEWSIQDIARSAGTTSRTLRHYGAVGLLEPSRIGGNGYRYYDEQALVRLQRILLLRELGLGLPAIAEVLDGQRDSAAALETHLELLEEEQRRIGRQIDSVRTTLRKLKGGERLMAEEVFDGFDHTKYEKEVTQRWGAEAYRRGNDWWNSLSADEKQGHQQAQLDIAAAFGAARASGSTPDSDEVQAITRRLHEWLRPAVSSVSAGYFAGLGQLYVDDSRYGLEGATAEFVRDAMKIYAERNLSD
- a CDS encoding ATP-binding protein is translated as MDPIRNPFAPGAGQRPPELAGRERELKAFEVVLERVARGRPERSLVLTGLRGVGKTVLLGELRAMAVRHKWGAGKIEARPDAELRRPLSAALHRAIRDLAVRHRAPDRVEEVLGVLKAFALRANKPDAKLRERWQPGIDVPAAQGRADSGDIEIDLVELFTDVAELAADVGTGVALLIDEIQDLQPDDVSALCAACHELSQSGAPLVVVGAGLPHVPAVLSASKSYSERLFRYARIDRLNREDADFAVMAPIEREDAGIEPEALDSLFDASGGYPYFIQAYGKAAWDAAPSDPITVKDVQVAAPEAESELAVGFFGSRYERATPAEREYLQAMASLTQGRDEPAGTADVAVFLGRKPSSLSPARDSLMKKGLVYSAERGQIAFTVPHFGHYLLGRD